From the genome of Puniceicoccus vermicola:
TTTCGGGGAGCGATCTCCGCAAGCGGACGGGCGATGTCCTCGAGACCGTAGGGTTGCTCGGAGCCGAGAAACGGCCGATCCGCACTTATTCCAAAGGAATGATGCAGCGGCTGGGGTTGGCTCAGGCACTGGTCCATGACCCTGATTTAGTCATCCTCGATGAACCTACGGCCGGCGTCGATCCCATCGGGGCCCGTCAGATCACCGAGATGATTCGCCTCCTGAAATCGCAGGGGAAGACGGTGCTCTTGTGTTCGCACCTGCTGAGCCAGGTCGAGTCGGTCTGCGACCGGGTTGCGATCTTGCATCGGGGAAGAATGTTGGCCGAGGGCACATTGGATGATCTTCTCCACTCCACCGGGAGCAAGCCCTCGCTGCTCTTTGAGAATCGGAAAGATTTGGCCAAGGGCCGGGAGGTCGCAACGGCTGCCGGTCTCCAAGTCGAGGAGGGGGCCGCGACGGCTCACTCGCTGGAAGAAGTCTTCGTCAATCTCGTCCGCGAAAACGAAAAGGAGAACGCAGCATGAATGGTTTTCGTTCGCTCTGGCTCATTGCCCGCCACACTTGGACCGAGGTCGTCCTCTCGCGGGTATTCACGATTTTCGGTCTCTTGGCTGCGGCGCTCATTGGTGCCTCCATCTTCCTGACCAATTTCCACTTCGGCTCGGCGGAGATCCGTTTCATCAACGATCTGGGGCAGGGGGCCATTTCCCTCTTTGGCTCGATTCTGGTGGTCACCCTGGGAGCGCAGTTGTTCTTCCGGGAGATCGAGCAGCGGACCGTCCTTCCCATTCTGGCCCGTCCGGTCACCCGCTCCCAGTTCCTGCTCGGGAAGTTTCTGGGCACCTTGGCGCCAATCCTCATTTTCGTCCTCGGGATGCTGGTTCTGGTCAGCATCCTCCTCTGGTGGCGCAGTCATTCCCTTACGGATGATCCGAGCATCAATAAAGCGACGCTGTCCGGGGTCCTTTCGGAGGCGTGGATTTCCGGACTCTTCCAGATCCTGAAGTTCTTCGTGCTGGGTAGCATGGTCTTTGCCGTGGCATCCTTTGCGAATTCTTTCAGTTACACCGTATCAATGGGTTTCGCCCTCTTCTTTGCGGCGCACCTCGTCCACCTCGCCATTGATTTCTATCAGTCGGGGGAAGGCATCCTCTATACGGTGTTGGGCTTCTTTTTCGCCTACTTCCTTCCGGATTTCCGAATCTTCAACGAGCCGCCCGTCGATCCCGAATACTTGCGGACCATTGGTTATGCGGCGATCTACACCGTAGTCTATTTGGGGATCGCGGTGGGATTCTTCCACCGCCGGGAGTTGTAGGGCGCGCAGGGAAGCAATCGGACGATGTCACGCATACCTCCATTCATCTGGTTCATCCTCATCAGCTTTCTCGCTGGGTGGGCGACCCTTCCTCTACGCAAAGAGATTCAGCCTCCCGAGCAGGATTTGAGTGAACTGGACGGCCTTGGGCAGTCGGTCATCATTGGCTCTCTCGGGGGACTTCGAGCATTGGCTGCCGATTTCCTCTGGCTCCAGACAAATTACTACTGGCAGCAGGAAAACCACGGCCTCACGGAAACGACCGCCCGGGCGGTGACCCGTCTTCAGCCGGATTATCCTTTTTTCTGGATCGAGGCCTCCCGGATGATCGTTTACGACATGCCGGTCT
Proteins encoded in this window:
- a CDS encoding ABC transporter ATP-binding protein, which translates into the protein MEKAITLKKLRKVFRSGAVRISSVLALEGLDLEVRGGEVFGLLGPNGSGKSTTIKICLDLVRPTSGECLVFGGKASQPKSRQRIGYVPEAPFFYGYLTGESLVQSMGRFSGLSGSDLRKRTGDVLETVGLLGAEKRPIRTYSKGMMQRLGLAQALVHDPDLVILDEPTAGVDPIGARQITEMIRLLKSQGKTVLLCSHLLSQVESVCDRVAILHRGRMLAEGTLDDLLHSTGSKPSLLFENRKDLAKGREVATAAGLQVEEGAATAHSLEEVFVNLVRENEKENAA
- a CDS encoding ABC transporter permease; translation: MNGFRSLWLIARHTWTEVVLSRVFTIFGLLAAALIGASIFLTNFHFGSAEIRFINDLGQGAISLFGSILVVTLGAQLFFREIEQRTVLPILARPVTRSQFLLGKFLGTLAPILIFVLGMLVLVSILLWWRSHSLTDDPSINKATLSGVLSEAWISGLFQILKFFVLGSMVFAVASFANSFSYTVSMGFALFFAAHLVHLAIDFYQSGEGILYTVLGFFFAYFLPDFRIFNEPPVDPEYLRTIGYAAIYTVVYLGIAVGFFHRREL